The genomic DNA AATATAAAATTGTAGTAGAGACAGGAGTTGTAGCTCTTATTGAGGGAAAACAGAAAGGAAAGACTGTAGCATTAAGGGCTGATATAGATGCTTTACCCATGGATGATAGAAAAGATGTTCATTACAAATCTAAGATAGAGGGAAAAATGCATTCTTGTGGCCA from Tissierellales bacterium includes the following:
- a CDS encoding amidohydrolase encodes the protein MIDDDYLFSEVSELEEWIIKVRRDFHRYPELGFQEYRTRDKIIEYLEEMDIKYKIVVETGVVALIEGKQKGKTVALRADIDALPMDDRKDVHYKSKIEGKMHSCG